GGAGATGGTGATGCCGGGGGACAATGTGAGCGTGACGGGGGAGTTAATCAGCCCGATCGCGATGGATCAGGGGTTGCGGTTTGCGGTGCGCGAGGGGGGCAAGACCGTCGGCTCCGGCGTCGTCACCGAAATCCTGGCGTAATTAATAGGGAGCGGAGGGGGTAGGGGTAAGGGGTAAGGGGATGATGGCAGGGTATCGGCCATCGCTTCACTCCTGGCGCCTGACGCCTGACGAATAAGAAGATGCGAGAGATCATTGATTTAGCCTGCACGGTGTGCAAGCAGCGGAATTATTCCACCATGAAAAATAAGAAGAACGATCCGGATCGCCTAGAGCGGAATAAGTTCTGTAAGTTTTGTCGGAAGCACATTGCCCATAAGGAAGTGAAATAAAGTTCTAAGTTCTGGGTTCTGAGTTGAGGGGAAAGTTGGCAGATCGATCCGACAACTCAACACTCAAAACTCCGCACTCAGAACTGTGAAACGTAGGGGCATGGTGTCAATGGCTAGCACATCGGTCTCCAAAACCGAGAGTCTAGGTTCAAATCCTAGTGCCCCTGCCAAGAGCTGCGTAGTGGAGGATCAGGCTGGAGACCGACATCTGGCTTGTGAGCAGGTCGGTGGCGGAGAGGGATGTTGCACACAATGAGGGGGTGCAGTTTCCCTCGTCAGTAGAGCGAAGGTGAGGTCGGCATGTTCAAGAATTTTATCAATTCGATTCGCGAATTCCTCAACGATGTGCGCGGAGAGTTGAAGAAAGTCTCCTTTCCGACCAGGGCCGAAACAATCGGGTCCACGACGGTGGTCATTGTCTTTTGCATCATCATGTCCCTCTATCTGTCATTCGTCGACTCTATTCTTGTATGGCTAGTGGGCAAGATTTTATGAGCGGGGCCTCTTTGAGGGAGAGTTGTTGTATGTCACACAGTCAACCAATGATCCGAGGGTAGGGCATGGCAAAGAATTGGTACGTCATTCATACCTACGCAGGTTTTGAGGGGCGGGTGAAGACCAGCTTGCTCGAGCGGGCCAATCAAATGGGATTGGTCGAAAAGCTGGGGCAGGTACTTGTGCCGACAGAAGATGTGATTGAGATCAAGGATGGTAAGCGCCGAACGTCTCGACGGAAGTTTTTCCCCGGGTACGTGATTGTGGAATTGGAGTCCCCGCTTATCGATGAAACCTTGCAGATGATCAAGGAAACGCCGAAAGTCACGGGCTTCGTCGGCGCTGGAGCGCAGCCGACACCGCTGTCGACGGATGAGGTTGAGTCGCTATTGAAACAGGTCGATGTGGGAGCAGCCGGACCACGCGAACAGGTTAAATTCATCAAGACGGACAATGTGCGGATCATTGACGGTCCCTTTCTCGGATTCAACGGCGTGGTGGACGAGGTGTCCCAGGATCATGGCCGACTAAAAGTATTGGTCAGTATTTTTGGGCGATCTACCCCTGTGGAGCTTGGATTTATGCAAGTGGAGCGCATCTAGAGCGCAAATGTTTAATTGGAAATGTCGAATGTTGAGTGAGTGGAAGGGGGACGGCGGCGCCTCAAGAGTCCATCATTTAACATTCATCATTCAACATTAGGGGAATAGGACATGGCCAAAGAAGTATCGGCGCAGATTAAGTTGCAAATTCCAGCTGGGAAAGCGAACCCTGCTCCCCCAGTAGGTCCGTCATTGGGGCAGCACGGCGTCAACATTATGGAGTTTTGCAAGCAGTTTAATGCCAAAACGCAGAAAGAGGGCGACAGCATCATTCCGGTGATCATTACGGTCTATAAAGACCGGTCGTTTACCTTTGTAATGAAAACTCCCCCGGCGTCCGACCTTTTGAAGAAGGCTGCAGGGATCATCAAGGGATCCGGCGTTCCACAAAAAGACAAGGTAGGAAAGATCACCAAGGCACAGTTGCGTGAGATTGCGCAGAAGAAATTGACGGATCTCAACGCTGCAGATCTTGCGGGGGCGATCAAGATTATTGAGGGAACAGCGCGCAGTATGGGAGTGGTGATTCAAGGGTGAGGCGTTAGATCGGGCAGGACTGCCAGTCGTGCCGATCAGAACTCACGATGGGGTTGAGGGAGAACGGAAATGGGAAAGAAGATGAAAGCGGCGGTCGAAAAGCTTGAGCCTCGGGCTTATGCCTTGCGCGAGGCGGTCGAAGCGGTGAAGCGGTTGGCCTATACCAAGTTTGATGAATCCGTTGATCTGGCACTTCGATTGGGTGTCGATCCAAAACGGGCTGACCAAATGGTGCGAGGCACGACGTCTCTGCCGCATGGTACGGGGAAGAAGATTCGCGTATTGGTTTTTGCCAAGGGGGAGAAGGAGCAGGAGGCCCGGCAAGCCGGCGCTGACTATGTCGGGTCCGATGATCTGATGGAGAAGATCAAGGGGGGCTGGCTGGATTTTGACTGCGCCATTTCGACGCCGGACCTCATGGGGGCGGTTGGGAAACTTGGAAAAGCGTTGGGTCCCCGTGGGCTCATGCCTAATCCCAAGACCGGGACCGTGACCTTCGAGGTCGGGAAGGCCGTGTCAGAAATTCGGAAGGGCCGGGTCGAGTACAAAGTCGAAAAAGCCGGGATCGTTCAGGTGCCTGTTGGGAAAGTGTCATTTAAACCGGAGCAGCTCTACGACAACGCGGCGGCGGTTCTCGAGGCGGTGATCAAGGCAAAGCCTGCCTCGTGCAAAGGGCGCTATCTGATGAGTGCGACGATCTCAAGCACGATGGGGCCTGGTGTGAAGCTGGACGCCATTGCGTTAGCCAAGGAATGGAGTTAGTCGGGTTGTTGCCGCGCGGAAGGGGAAGGGTTCGATTATGAATAAGGGCGAGAAAGCGACAGCGGTTGCGGAGTTGACGGAGACATTCGGCCGTGCACGGCTCGCGATTGTCACGGAAAGCGCCGCGCTCTCCGTGAACCAAGTGACAGAGCTTCGCAAGCTATTGCGAGGCGCCAAGGCCGAATACAAGGTCGTCAAGAACACGCTGGCTGCCCGTGCTGCCGAGGGTACGATCCTTTCTGGGGTCAAGACGTACCTCAAGGGACCAACGGGACTGGTGATCGGTTATGACGATCCGGTGCTCCCGACGAAGATCCTTCAAGACTTTCTTCTGGCCGAGAAGCGGGACCAGAAGATGAAGATTACGATCGGAGTGTTGGAGGGGAAGGTCGTACAACCCGCTGAGTTGGCGGCCGTTGCGAAGCTACCGAAGAAAGAAGTCCTCATTGCGATGTTGTTGTCGGCCATGCAGGGACCGGCGCGTGGCCTGGTGTATACGCTCAGTGCGGTCTTGTCAAAATTTGTCAGAGTCATTGCGGCCATTCAGGATAAACGAAAAGGAGAAGGGGATATGTCAACGACCACGACGAAGTTATCACAAGAAGAGTTGATCAAGGCCATCGAGACGATGAGTGTGCTCGATTTGGCGGAGCTCGTGAAGGGGTTAGAGACCCGATTCGGCGTCACGGCCGCCGCACCGGTCGCCGTTGCCGCTCCAGCCGCTGGCGGTGGTGGCGCAGCAGCGGCAGCCGAGGAAAAGACCGCGTTCGATGTCATGCTGGTGTCTGCTCCGGCGGACAAGAAAATCCAAGTCATTAAGGTCGTTCGCGAACTCACGAGCCTTGGATTGAAGGAAGCGAAGGACCTGGTCGAAGGCGCGCCCAAGCCAGTGAAAACCGGTGTCACAAAGGAAGAGTGCGACACCATGAAGAAGAAGCTCGAAGAGAGCGGCGCCAAGGTCGAGATCAAGTAGATCTCAGTCAACCGATAGCGACATCCGTGGGGACCTGCCTTGGGCGGGCCCTCACGTCTAACCATTGTATTGGAGGACAGGGGAATGTCCCAAACGACGCTAGAGGAGTTCGTCGAACGGAAAGACTATTCTCGCATTCATAGCAGCATCGAGATCCCTGATCTTATCGAGATTCAGAAGCGCTCCTATGAAGAATTTCTTCAGCGGGAGGTCGAACCTGAGCGTCGCAAGGATCATGGGCTCCAGGCTGCCTTGGCGAGCGTGTTTCCGATTCCGGATTACAACAATACCGCCGTACTGGAGTTTACAAGTTACACGCTCGGGACTCCCAAATACGACGAGCGGGAATGCCTTGAGCAGGGGATGACCTTTGCCGTTCCATTGAAACTCCGGGTCCGCTTGGTCGTCTTCGACAAGGAAGACAAGGGTTCAAAGAAGAAAGTGCTCGATGTCCGGGAGCAGGAGGTCTATGTCGGTGAGTTGCCGCTGATGACGGAGCGGGGAACCTTTATCGTGAACGGTACGGAGCGTGTGGTGGTAAGCCAGTTGCACCGGTCGCCCGGCGCCTCCTTCACGCACGATAAAGGCCGTACTCACGCCAGCGGTAAGGTGTTGTATTCCGCCAGGATCATTCCCTATCGCGGATCGTGGCTCGACTTCGAGTTCGACGCGCGAGACATTCTCTATGTGCGGATCGACCGTCGGCGGAAAATGCCGACGACCATTCTGTTGAAGGCATTCGGGTTTTCGGGCGACGACCTGCTCAAAATGTATTACCCGGTCGAGGAAATCCGGGTCGTCAAGGGCAAGATGCTGCGGAAGCTCGATCCTGAGATTCACCAGGGTCTGCGCTGCTCGGCGGAAGTGATCGAAAAGGGTGCCAAGGAGCCGCTGGTGCGTGAAGGCGCCAAGCTGACGAAGGGACTGATCGCGAAGATCAAGGCAGCCGGAGTTAAGGAAATCCCGCTTGCCCCGAGCGAATTGATCGGGCGTGCGGTCCTGACGGAACTGGTGGACTCCAAGAAGAACAAGATAGCCGAGAGAAATCAGCGGCTCACTGCCGAAATCATCGAATCACTGCTCGAGAGCGACATCGAAGAATTCAAAGCGATTTATTTTGATACGGTCACGTCTACTCCGGTGATTCTTGATACGCTGGAGATGGATAAGACGACCTCGAAAGAAGAGGCGATGGTCGAGATCTATCGCCGTTTACGGCCTGGAGAGACGCCCTCGGTCGACACGGCGCGAGCGCTGTTTGACAATATGTTCTTGAACTCGAAGCGGTACGACCTTTCGCCGGTCGGGCGTCTCAAGTTGAACAAGAAGCTCGGCCTCGACTTGCCTTTGGAGCAGCGGACGCTGACGGCGCAGGACATGGTCGAGGTCATCCGCTATCTCGTGAATTTGAAGCTGGGCAAGGGCGAGATCGACGACATCGATCATCTGGGCAATCGCCGTGTCCGTTCAGTCGGCGAGTTGCTGGAAAATCAATTCCGGCTTGGGCTGGTCCGCATGGAACGCAGCATCAAGGAGCGGATGAATCTGCTCGATATGGAAACGGTGTTGCCGCATGATTTGATCAACGCGAAGCCGGTCGTGGCTGCGGTGAAGGAATTCTTCAGCAGCAGCCAGTTGTCCCAGTTCATGGATCAAACGAATCCGCTCGCGGAAATTACCCATAAGCGGCGGCTCTCCGCCCTCGGTCCCGGTGGGTTGACCAGAGAGCGGGCTGGATTCGAGGTTCGCGATGTCCACCCGTCTCACTACAGCCGTATTTGTCCGATCGAAACGCCGGAAGGTCCGAATATCGGTCTGATCACCTCGTTGGCGACGTATGCGCGCATCAACAAGTTTGGATTCATCGAGGCGCCCTATCGCAAAGTAGTCAAAGGGCGAGTGACGGACGAGATTGAATTTCTTTCCGCGATCGAAGGGGACAAGTACATCATCGCGCAAGCGAATGCGAAAGTGGATGCTTCCGGCCGTCTGGTGTCCGAAACCATCTCGGCTCGAGCTGCCGGAGATTTCGTCTCTGCCACGGCAGACAAGGTCGAATACATGGATGTGTCGCCCAAACAGGTGGTGAGTGTGGCCACAGCGCTGGTGCCGTTCTTGGAGCACGACGATGCCAACCGTGCCTTGATGGGATCGAACATGCAACGTCAAGCGGTGCCGCTGCTCAAGTCGGAGGCGCCCTTAGTCGGCACGGGGATGGAGACCGTAGTGGCCCGCGACTCGGGCTACGTCGTGCAGGCCAGGCGGGCCGGCGTTGTGGAAAGCGTGGATGCTACGAGGATCGTCGTGCGCGCCGATTCGAAAGAAGGTCGGAAAAGGAATGACGCAGGCTTGGATGCGTACGATCTAATCAAGTTCCAGCGATCGAATCAGAGCACGACCATCACGCAAACGCCGGTGGTGCGGCTTGGACAACCGGTGAAAGTGGGGCAGGTCCTGGCCGATGGTCCTGCTATCGATCACGGCGAACTGGCATTGGGCAAGAATGTTCTCGTCGCCTTCATGCCCTGGGGCGGGTACAACTTTGAGGACGCCATTCTGTTGAGCGAAAAATTGGTGCGCGAGGACGCGTTCACCTCGATTCACATCGAGGAATTCGAGGTGGAGGCCCGCGACACCAAATTGGGAAAAGAGGACATTACCCGCGATATTCCGAATGTAGGAGAAGAAGCGCTCCGTGATCTCGATGAGAGCGGCATTATCCGGATCGGGGCCGAGGTGAAGCCGGGAAATATCCTGGTCGGCAAGGTAACGCCCAAAGGCGAAACACAGTTGACGCCGGAAGAAAAACTGTTGCGGGCTATCTTCGGTGAAAAAGCGGGCGACGTGAAGGATACGTCGTTGACCGTGCCGCCGGGCGTCGAGGGCATCGTCGTAGACGTAAAGATCTTTTCGCGCAAGGGGCTTGACAAGGACGAGCGATCCAAGAGCATCGAAAGCGAAGATGCGATGAAGCTCCAGCGTGACCATCACGAGGAGCTCCGGATCATCGACGAGGAAAAAACGAAGAAGATTAGAAAGTTGCTGCTGGGGAAGGTGGTCGGCCGTGACCTGATGGATGCTGAGAGCGGCGATGTCATTCTGAAGAAGAAGGGTAAATTGACCGCCGAGATTCTCAAGCGACTGCCGGATGAGACGGTCCGGTACATCATTCTGAGCGATCCTGACGAGCAAAAGGATCTGGAAGACGTGGAGCGGCGGGCGAAGGAGCAGATCGAGATTCTTCAAACATTGTACGACGAAAAGGTTGGGCGCCTGAAGCGGGGCGATGAGCTTCCGCCCGGCGTGATCAAGCTTGTCAAAGTCTATGTGTCGATGAAGCGCAAGATTCAGGTCGGAGACAAAATGGCCGGGCGGCATGGAAATAAAGGCGTAGTCTCTCGGGTCCTGCCTGAAGAAGACATGCCCTGCCTGCCGGACGGAACGCCGGTGGAAATTGTGCTGAATCCACTCGGAGTGCCGTCACGTATGAACGTCGGCCAGATATTGGAAACCCACCTAGGTT
This portion of the Nitrospirota bacterium genome encodes:
- the tuf gene encoding elongation factor Tu (EF-Tu; promotes GTP-dependent binding of aminoacyl-tRNA to the A-site of ribosomes during protein biosynthesis; when the tRNA anticodon matches the mRNA codon, GTP hydrolysis results; the inactive EF-Tu-GDP leaves the ribosome and release of GDP is promoted by elongation factor Ts; many prokaryotes have two copies of the gene encoding EF-Tu), whose translation is EMVMPGDNVSVTGELISPIAMDQGLRFAVREGGKTVGSGVVTEILA
- the rpmG gene encoding 50S ribosomal protein L33; amino-acid sequence: MREIIDLACTVCKQRNYSTMKNKKNDPDRLERNKFCKFCRKHIAHKEVK
- the secE gene encoding preprotein translocase subunit SecE, with protein sequence MFKNFINSIREFLNDVRGELKKVSFPTRAETIGSTTVVIVFCIIMSLYLSFVDSILVWLVGKIL
- the nusG gene encoding transcription termination/antitermination protein NusG, encoding MAKNWYVIHTYAGFEGRVKTSLLERANQMGLVEKLGQVLVPTEDVIEIKDGKRRTSRRKFFPGYVIVELESPLIDETLQMIKETPKVTGFVGAGAQPTPLSTDEVESLLKQVDVGAAGPREQVKFIKTDNVRIIDGPFLGFNGVVDEVSQDHGRLKVLVSIFGRSTPVELGFMQVERI
- the rplK gene encoding 50S ribosomal protein L11, which translates into the protein MAKEVSAQIKLQIPAGKANPAPPVGPSLGQHGVNIMEFCKQFNAKTQKEGDSIIPVIITVYKDRSFTFVMKTPPASDLLKKAAGIIKGSGVPQKDKVGKITKAQLREIAQKKLTDLNAADLAGAIKIIEGTARSMGVVIQG
- a CDS encoding 50S ribosomal protein L1 — protein: MGKKMKAAVEKLEPRAYALREAVEAVKRLAYTKFDESVDLALRLGVDPKRADQMVRGTTSLPHGTGKKIRVLVFAKGEKEQEARQAGADYVGSDDLMEKIKGGWLDFDCAISTPDLMGAVGKLGKALGPRGLMPNPKTGTVTFEVGKAVSEIRKGRVEYKVEKAGIVQVPVGKVSFKPEQLYDNAAAVLEAVIKAKPASCKGRYLMSATISSTMGPGVKLDAIALAKEWS
- the rplL gene encoding 50S ribosomal protein L7/L12, producing the protein MNKGEKATAVAELTETFGRARLAIVTESAALSVNQVTELRKLLRGAKAEYKVVKNTLAARAAEGTILSGVKTYLKGPTGLVIGYDDPVLPTKILQDFLLAEKRDQKMKITIGVLEGKVVQPAELAAVAKLPKKEVLIAMLLSAMQGPARGLVYTLSAVLSKFVRVIAAIQDKRKGEGDMSTTTTKLSQEELIKAIETMSVLDLAELVKGLETRFGVTAAAPVAVAAPAAGGGGAAAAAEEKTAFDVMLVSAPADKKIQVIKVVRELTSLGLKEAKDLVEGAPKPVKTGVTKEECDTMKKKLEESGAKVEIK
- the rpoB gene encoding DNA-directed RNA polymerase subunit beta, which gives rise to MSQTTLEEFVERKDYSRIHSSIEIPDLIEIQKRSYEEFLQREVEPERRKDHGLQAALASVFPIPDYNNTAVLEFTSYTLGTPKYDERECLEQGMTFAVPLKLRVRLVVFDKEDKGSKKKVLDVREQEVYVGELPLMTERGTFIVNGTERVVVSQLHRSPGASFTHDKGRTHASGKVLYSARIIPYRGSWLDFEFDARDILYVRIDRRRKMPTTILLKAFGFSGDDLLKMYYPVEEIRVVKGKMLRKLDPEIHQGLRCSAEVIEKGAKEPLVREGAKLTKGLIAKIKAAGVKEIPLAPSELIGRAVLTELVDSKKNKIAERNQRLTAEIIESLLESDIEEFKAIYFDTVTSTPVILDTLEMDKTTSKEEAMVEIYRRLRPGETPSVDTARALFDNMFLNSKRYDLSPVGRLKLNKKLGLDLPLEQRTLTAQDMVEVIRYLVNLKLGKGEIDDIDHLGNRRVRSVGELLENQFRLGLVRMERSIKERMNLLDMETVLPHDLINAKPVVAAVKEFFSSSQLSQFMDQTNPLAEITHKRRLSALGPGGLTRERAGFEVRDVHPSHYSRICPIETPEGPNIGLITSLATYARINKFGFIEAPYRKVVKGRVTDEIEFLSAIEGDKYIIAQANAKVDASGRLVSETISARAAGDFVSATADKVEYMDVSPKQVVSVATALVPFLEHDDANRALMGSNMQRQAVPLLKSEAPLVGTGMETVVARDSGYVVQARRAGVVESVDATRIVVRADSKEGRKRNDAGLDAYDLIKFQRSNQSTTITQTPVVRLGQPVKVGQVLADGPAIDHGELALGKNVLVAFMPWGGYNFEDAILLSEKLVREDAFTSIHIEEFEVEARDTKLGKEDITRDIPNVGEEALRDLDESGIIRIGAEVKPGNILVGKVTPKGETQLTPEEKLLRAIFGEKAGDVKDTSLTVPPGVEGIVVDVKIFSRKGLDKDERSKSIESEDAMKLQRDHHEELRIIDEEKTKKIRKLLLGKVVGRDLMDAESGDVILKKKGKLTAEILKRLPDETVRYIILSDPDEQKDLEDVERRAKEQIEILQTLYDEKVGRLKRGDELPPGVIKLVKVYVSMKRKIQVGDKMAGRHGNKGVVSRVLPEEDMPCLPDGTPVEIVLNPLGVPSRMNVGQILETHLGWAAKALGIKVASPVFDGASETEIKELLKKANLPTSGQTMLMDGRTGEMFGNPVTVGYMYVLKLHHLVDDKIHARSIGPYSLVTQQPLGGKAQFGGQRLGEMEVWALQAYGAASTLQEFLTVKSDDVPGRSRMYEAIVKGEPFLEPGLPESFNVLVKELQSLGLDVELVKSQD